The following proteins are encoded in a genomic region of Triticum dicoccoides isolate Atlit2015 ecotype Zavitan chromosome 1B, WEW_v2.0, whole genome shotgun sequence:
- the LOC119349099 gene encoding anthocyanidin 3-O-glucosyltransferase 2-like produces the protein MATPTVVLLPVWGVGHLMSMLDAGKRLLARSGGALSLTVLVMQAPTESYRSEVAGHIQREEASGLGIRFQHLPAVEPPTDHVGVEEFVSRFVQLHAAHVRAAISGLTCPVAALVLDFFGTTMLDVSRELAVPAYVYFTASAAMYALFLRLPALQEEVAVEFEEMEGMVDVPGLPPVPPASLPSPVIDKKHPNYEWFVYHGRRFMEAKGVIINTAAELEASVLAAIADGRCTRGVPAPTVYPVGPVLSLSPPAERPHECVVWLDAQPPASVVLLCFGSGGFSAAPQAHEVARGLERSGHRFLWVLRGPPAAGARQPSDANLEELLPEGFLERTEGKGMVWPTRAPQKEILAHAAVGGFVTHGGWNSTLEALWFGVPMVPWPRYAEQHLNAFTLVAYMGVALAMEVDRKRSNWVDASELERAVRALMDGDSDDGRKVREKAVAMKSACRKAVAEGGSSYCALGRLSEEMINGTNK, from the coding sequence ATGGCAACCCCGACCGTGGTGCTGCTGCCCGTCTGGGGCGTCGGCCACCTCATGTCCATGCTCGACGCCGGCAAGCGGCTGCTCGCCCGCAGCGGCGGCGCCCTGTCGCTCACGGTGCTCGTAATGCAGGCGCCGACGGAGAGCTACAGGTCCGAGGTCGCCGGCCACATACAGAGGGAGGAGGCCTCCGGCCTGGGCATCCGCTTCCAGCACCTCCCCGCCGTCGAGCCCCCGACGGACCACGTGGGCGTCGAGGAGTTCGTCTCCCGGTTCGTGCAGCTCCACGCGGCGCATGTGAGGGCGGCCATCTCCGGCCTGACGTGCCCGGTGGCGGCGCTCGTCCTCGACTTCTTCGGCACCACCATGCTCGACGTGTCCCGCGAGCTCGCTGTGCCGGCCTACGTCTACTTCACCGCCAGCGCCGCCATGTACGCGCTCTTCCTGCGCCTGCCGGCGCTCCAGGAGGAGGTGGCCGTCGAGTTTGAGGAGATGGAAGGCATGGTCGACGTGCCCGGGCTGCCGCCGGTTCCGCCGGCGTCCCTCCCGTCGCCGGTGATAGACAAGAAGCACCCGAATTACGAATGGTTCGTGTACCACGGCAGGCGCTTCATGGAagccaagggcgtcatcatcaacaCGGCGGCCGAGCTGGAGGCGAGCGTCCTTGCCGCCATCGCCGACGGCCGGTGCACGCGCGGAGTCCCTGCCCCGACGGTCTACCCAGTAGGCCCCGTGCTCTCCCTGAGCCCGCCGGCGGAGCGGCCGCACGAGTGCGTGGTGTGGCTGGACGCGCAGCCCCCGGCGTCGGTGGTGCTCCTCTGCTTCGGCAGCGGAGGGTTCTCCGCCGCGCCGCAGGCGCACGAGGTAGCCCGCGGGCTGGAGCGCAGCGGGCACCGCTTCCTGTGGGTCCTCCGCGGCCCGCCGGCGGCCGGCGCGCGGCAGCCCTCGGACGCGAACCTGGAGGAGCTGCTCCCGGAGGGGTTCCTGGAGCGGACGGAGGGGAAGGGCATGGTGTGGCCGACGAGGGCGCCGCAGAAGGAGATACTGGCGCACGCCGCCGTGGGGGGCTTCGTGACGCACGGCGGATGGAACTCGACCCTGGAGGCCCTGTGGTTCGGGGTGCCGATGGTGCCGTGGCCGCGCTACGCCGAGCAGCACCTGAACGCCTTCACGCTGGTCGCATACATGGGCGTGGCCCTGGCCATGGAGGTGGACAGGAAGAGGAGCAACTGGGTCGACGCGTCGGAGCTGGAGCGGGCCGTGAGGGCGCTCATGGACGGCGACTCCGACGACGGGAGGAAGGTGAGGGAgaaggccgtggcgatgaagagcgCGTGCAGGAAGGCCGTCGCCGAGGGCGGGTCCTCTTACTGTGCATTGGGGAGGCTCTCCGAGGAGATGATCAATGGCACGAACAAGTAA